The following are encoded together in the Ranitomeya imitator isolate aRanImi1 chromosome 4, aRanImi1.pri, whole genome shotgun sequence genome:
- the LOC138674826 gene encoding olfactory receptor 1496-like, translated as MAYEEFCIKFAADSLRLEVSTPVLMRSMLESYNLDSLRDKHILMSRVHLKSGVRICVCPAMNHTPINSGRFQNDQHLTYFFFCFLLMLYCATICVNLLIIALVSTSKNLHTPMYFFISQLSISDIILTTDIVPNTFQILLNNGASITVNGCITQFYFFSASGVFECFLLTVMSYDRYVAICNPLRYTSTMTSDHCAIMAAMCWMLSFSVALMDCITISMLMFCGPNIIDHFFCDLVPLLEGACSSTYAIELEVFIMCFPVLFIPLTVIIISYINIIVTILQFQSNISRQKAFSTCSSHLIVVSIFYFTLLSVYLFPKGEETLNFSKLLSLLYTVFTPLINPIIYSLRNKDIKKSLREMIKKCANLTTI; from the exons ATGGCTTATGAAGAGTTTTGTATAAAATTTGCTGCAGATTCATTAAGATTGGAAGTTTCCACGCCGGTCTTGATGAGGAGCATGTTGGAGTCATATAATCTTGATTCATTAAGAGACAAGCACATATTAATGAGTCGGGTGCATCTGAAAAGTGGTGTGCGCATCTGCGTGTGCCCCGCCATGAATCATACTCCAATCAATAGCGGAA GATTTCAAAATGACCAACACTTAACTtatttcttcttctgttttctcctgatGCTTTACTGTGCAACAATATGTGTGAACCTCCTGATCATCGCCCTGGTGTCCACCAGCAAGAACCTCCACACTCCAATGTacttcttcatctcacaactgTCCATCAGTGACATCATATTGACCACAGATATTGTCCCCAACACTTTCCAAATCCTCCTGAATAATGGGGCATCCATTACTGTTAATGGTTGTATCACTCAGTTTTATTTTTTTAGTGCCTCGGGAGTATTTGAATGTTTCCTCCTCACAGTGATGTCCTACGACAGATATGTGGCCATCTGTAATCCCCTCCGTTACACATCTACAATGACAAGTGACCACTGTGCCATAATGGCTGCCATGTGTTGGATGTTGAGTTTTTCTGTTGCACTGATGGACTGTATAACAATATCGATGCTGATGTTTTGTGGACCGAATATCATTGACCATTTTTTCTGTGATCTTGTTCCTTTACTTGAAGGAGCCTGCTCTAGCACTTACGCTATTGAGTTGGAGGTCTTCATAATGTGTTTCCCGGTCCTCTTCATCCCTCTCACAGTGATTATAATATCTTACATTAATATAATTGTCACTATCTTACAGTTCCAGTCCAACATCAGTagacagaaagccttctccacctgtagctccCACCTCATTGTAGTCTCCATCTTCTACTTCACGCTATTAAGTGTTTATCTGTTTCCTAAAGGAGAAGAGACCTTAAACTTTAGTAAACTCCTATCACTtctatatactgtattcaccccgtTGATCAACCCCATTATCTACAGTCTGAGGAATAAGGACATCAAAAAATCTCTACGGGAAATGATAAAGAAATGTGCAAATTTAACAACAATATGA